In the Tribolium castaneum strain GA2 chromosome 1, icTriCast1.1, whole genome shotgun sequence genome, one interval contains:
- the tfc gene encoding uncharacterized protein tfc has product MRPQIIAIFALVLATQCDSGNNFRNGYQLDYREIARQNKITEQILQNYLEKRLFPNNHRPLKAPTVWDILPRARRKPNNNIQDVLNTTDETLENGESERVTFYNDDTKDEDDFEDCPNCIDDSLPSANRWTMPLLKLGEKRYYLGIFFKANYFRATQYCRFHGMHLASITSQEENDKLEKYIKDFGLGHEHFWTSGTDLAEEGHFFWMSTGRPITFTNWNAGEPNNFQYENGEEENCLELWNRDGKGLKWNDSPCSFETYFVCEVQH; this is encoded by the exons GGTATCAATTGGATTATCGGGAGATAGCAAGACAGAACAAAATAACCGAACAAATCTTGCAAAACTACTTGGAAAAACGCTTGTTTCCGAATAATCATCGTCCTTTGAAAGCGCCCACCGTTTGGGATATTTTACCAAGAGCGAGGAGGAAACCCAATAataatatacaggatgttctcAACACTACTGATGAAACCCTAGAAAATGGGGAATCGGAACGTGTTACTTTTTACAACGACGACACCAAAGATGAGGACGATTTTGAAG ATTGTCCCAATTGCATCGATGATTCGTTGCCTTCGGCCAATCGGTGGACGATGCCTTTGCTTAAACTCGGGGAGAAGAGGTACTATCTAGGAATTTTCTTTAAG GCAAACTACTTTCGAGCCACTCAGTATTGCAGATTTCATGGAATGCATCTCGCCAGTATAACATCACAGGAAGAAAATGACAAGTTAGAGAAATATATCAAAGATTTTG GTCTGGGTCATGAGCATTTCTGGACTTCTGGCACCGATTTGGCCGAAGAAGGCCACTTTTTCTGGATGTCAACCGGTCGTCCCATCACCTTCACTAACTGGAACGCTGGTGAACCCAACAATTTCCAGTACGAAAACGGAGAAGAGGAAAACTGTCTGGAATTGTGGAATCGAGACGGCAAAGGCCTGAAATGGAATGACTCTCCATGTTCGTTCGAAACGTATTTCGTGTGTGAAGTGCAACATtga